A single window of Qipengyuania sediminis DNA harbors:
- the eno gene encoding phosphopyruvate hydratase, which yields MTAIIDIHAREILDSRGNPTVEVDVLLDDGSFGRAAVPSGASTGAHEAVELRDGDKARYLGKGVQKAVDAVNGTIADALLGLDAEDQRDIDLAMIAADGSENKGTLGANAILGTSLAVAKAAANARGLPLYAYVGGVGAHVLPVPMMNIINGGEHADNPIDIQEFMVMPVGADSLADAVRWGAEIFHTLKAGLKQQGLSTAVGDEGGFAPDLASTRAALDLIMASIVEAGFTPGKDVALALDCAATEFYRDGRYEISGEGLSLSAPEMAAYLDELCRDYPIRSIEDGMAEDDFEGWQALTQQLGSDVQLVGDDLFVTNPERLTDGIRRGLANSLLVKVNQIGTLTETLEAVRIAQVNGYTAVMSHRSGETEDATIADLAVATNCGQIKTGSLARSDRLAKYNQLIRIEEELGSGAVYAGQGCFGRLAR from the coding sequence ATGACCGCCATCATCGACATCCATGCCCGCGAAATCCTCGACAGCCGCGGCAATCCGACGGTCGAGGTGGACGTCTTGCTGGATGATGGCAGCTTCGGCCGCGCCGCGGTTCCTTCGGGCGCATCGACCGGCGCGCACGAGGCGGTGGAACTGCGCGACGGGGACAAGGCGCGCTATCTTGGCAAGGGCGTGCAAAAGGCCGTCGACGCCGTCAACGGAACCATCGCCGATGCGCTGCTGGGTCTCGATGCCGAGGATCAGCGCGATATCGACTTGGCGATGATCGCCGCGGATGGAAGCGAGAACAAGGGCACGCTGGGCGCGAATGCGATCCTCGGCACCAGCCTGGCGGTCGCCAAGGCGGCGGCGAACGCGCGTGGGCTGCCGCTCTACGCCTATGTCGGGGGAGTGGGGGCGCATGTCCTGCCGGTGCCGATGATGAACATCATCAACGGCGGCGAGCATGCCGACAATCCTATCGACATTCAGGAATTCATGGTCATGCCTGTGGGGGCCGACAGCCTGGCGGACGCGGTGCGCTGGGGGGCCGAAATCTTCCACACTCTGAAGGCGGGGCTGAAGCAGCAGGGGCTTTCGACTGCGGTGGGAGACGAGGGCGGCTTTGCCCCCGACCTCGCCAGCACGCGCGCCGCGCTCGATCTCATCATGGCGTCGATCGTCGAGGCGGGCTTTACGCCGGGCAAGGACGTGGCGCTCGCGCTCGATTGCGCTGCGACCGAGTTCTACCGTGACGGCCGGTACGAAATTTCGGGCGAAGGCCTGTCGCTCTCAGCACCGGAAATGGCCGCCTATCTCGACGAGCTGTGCCGGGACTACCCGATCCGTTCGATCGAGGACGGCATGGCGGAGGACGATTTCGAAGGCTGGCAGGCACTGACCCAGCAGCTTGGTAGCGATGTCCAGCTGGTCGGCGATGACCTTTTCGTGACCAATCCGGAACGGCTCACCGACGGCATCCGCCGCGGGCTCGCAAACTCGCTGCTCGTCAAGGTCAACCAGATCGGCACGCTGACCGAGACCCTCGAGGCGGTACGGATCGCGCAGGTCAACGGCTATACCGCGGTGATGAGCCATCGTTCGGGAGAGACCGAGGATGCCACCATCGCCGATCTCGCGGTCGCGACCAATTGCGGGCAGATCAAGACCGGCAGCCTGGCGCGCTCGGACCGGCTCGCCAAGTACAACCAGCTTATCCGGATCGAAGAGGAGCTGGGATCGGGTGCGGTCTATGCCGGGCAGGGGTGCTTCGGCCGCCTGGCCCGTTGA
- a CDS encoding CshA/CshB family fibrillar adhesin-related protein, translated as MAIAARPTSWLRIAAMRLFALIALLTGAPALAANCNIATSQGTTGPADWQTYCWLDLASYSDTTARTTSGQAFSYTLPDGTLMTFRLRVTGPALAAATAPSWTGAAVGNTAFLGIAGRPILYQGAAGTNVITISNITLTPPAGGTVTSYMFVGADAESSNEGESLTFQTNGGPWSVIGTIGPISGNAYPGQSGAGTTSFTVTGVPGTVGAYIVGSPTPTQVTTTMVGGGLQGTMFAVRFASITLNTVIQGARADPTDQFTFSIAPQSGGTAYASGSTSGTGLGPFTAASLPTSAALPLRLTQAMTSGSVNELTHYRSSLTCSNTTTSSTTPLPSNVLTDNYAFGSLQYGDRVSCTFTQTPFPHFRLSKAIGTGGRQFATDQFRMEIAQGATVLATTTTGGTGTTVTTGVTSQVQGVAGTAYTLREIGAGSTSLAQYNAVMACTNAFATSSTVLPAVPGSTITPQMGDVIACTITNTRRATNATLAITKLSAIVSDPIRSTTNPLGIPGALVRYTIQISNSGPAAVTANSVFVLDGLPSQIEVGSAAAATFTQGTPTSGLTFTPATDLRFSNATTAPASFAACTYTPVAAYDPAVRYVCLNPKGTMAGSTGTPPSFTISFDARVK; from the coding sequence ATGGCGATAGCCGCGCGCCCCACCTCCTGGCTTCGCATTGCGGCGATGCGGCTTTTCGCGCTCATCGCCCTGCTGACCGGCGCTCCCGCACTCGCGGCCAATTGCAATATCGCGACCTCGCAGGGAACGACCGGTCCTGCCGATTGGCAGACCTATTGCTGGCTCGATCTCGCGAGCTACAGCGACACCACCGCGCGCACCACGAGCGGACAGGCCTTCAGCTATACCCTCCCCGACGGGACGCTGATGACCTTCCGCCTGCGCGTTACTGGTCCGGCGCTCGCCGCCGCGACAGCGCCGTCGTGGACGGGGGCGGCGGTGGGCAATACCGCCTTCCTCGGCATAGCCGGGCGGCCGATCCTCTACCAGGGCGCGGCGGGCACCAACGTCATCACCATCTCCAATATCACGCTGACACCGCCCGCAGGCGGCACGGTCACGTCCTATATGTTCGTCGGTGCGGACGCAGAGTCCTCGAACGAGGGCGAAAGCCTCACCTTTCAGACCAACGGCGGGCCATGGTCCGTCATCGGTACGATCGGTCCGATATCGGGCAATGCCTATCCCGGCCAAAGCGGCGCGGGCACCACCAGCTTCACCGTGACCGGCGTGCCCGGAACCGTCGGCGCCTATATCGTCGGCAGCCCGACACCGACGCAGGTGACGACGACCATGGTGGGCGGCGGCCTCCAGGGCACGATGTTCGCCGTGCGCTTCGCCTCGATCACGCTCAATACGGTGATCCAGGGTGCGCGGGCCGACCCAACGGATCAGTTCACCTTCTCGATCGCACCGCAGTCGGGCGGAACAGCCTATGCCAGCGGCTCGACCAGCGGGACGGGGCTCGGACCCTTCACTGCCGCCTCCTTGCCGACGAGCGCCGCGCTGCCGTTGCGCCTGACACAGGCCATGACCTCGGGCAGCGTGAACGAGCTCACGCACTACCGCTCGAGCCTCACGTGCAGCAATACGACGACGAGCTCGACAACACCGCTGCCGTCCAATGTGTTGACGGACAACTACGCGTTCGGTTCGCTGCAATATGGCGACCGGGTCTCGTGCACCTTTACCCAGACGCCGTTCCCGCATTTCCGCCTCTCCAAAGCCATCGGAACCGGCGGCCGGCAGTTCGCGACCGACCAATTCAGGATGGAGATCGCGCAAGGGGCGACCGTTCTGGCCACCACCACCACCGGGGGGACCGGCACGACGGTGACCACGGGCGTGACCAGCCAGGTGCAGGGCGTCGCCGGGACCGCCTATACATTACGCGAGATCGGGGCGGGGAGCACCTCGCTTGCACAGTACAATGCGGTGATGGCATGCACCAACGCCTTTGCGACCTCCAGCACGGTCCTCCCGGCCGTCCCCGGGTCCACGATCACGCCGCAGATGGGCGATGTGATCGCGTGCACCATTACGAACACGCGGCGGGCGACCAATGCGACTCTCGCTATCACCAAGCTCTCAGCCATCGTTTCGGACCCGATCCGCAGCACCACCAATCCGCTCGGCATCCCCGGTGCGCTGGTGCGCTACACCATCCAGATCAGCAATTCTGGGCCCGCGGCGGTCACTGCCAACAGCGTGTTCGTGCTCGACGGTTTGCCCAGCCAGATCGAGGTCGGCAGCGCGGCCGCAGCGACCTTCACGCAGGGTACGCCGACAAGCGGTCTCACCTTCACGCCCGCGACCGATCTGCGATTCTCCAATGCCACAACCGCGCCGGCCAGTTTCGCCGCCTGCACCTATACGCCGGTCGCTGCCTATGACCCGGCGGTGCGCTACGTCTGCCTCAATCCCAAGGGGACAATGGCGGGATCCACCGGCACGCCGCCGAGCTTCACGATCAGCTTCGATGCCCGCGTGAAGTGA
- the ribH gene encoding 6,7-dimethyl-8-ribityllumazine synthase: MATFLIVEARFYDYLNDMLVAGARAALEAAGHEVEVLTVPGALELPGAIALAAETERYAGFVAIGVVIRGETYHFEIVAGESARGIMALTMDGLPIGNGILTVENEAQALVRADPAQKDKGGEAARAALILHDLRARFA, encoded by the coding sequence GTGGCGACATTCCTCATCGTGGAAGCACGCTTCTACGATTATCTCAACGACATGCTGGTTGCCGGCGCGCGCGCCGCGCTGGAGGCGGCGGGGCACGAGGTCGAGGTTCTCACGGTACCTGGCGCGCTGGAGCTTCCCGGAGCGATCGCGCTGGCGGCGGAAACCGAGCGCTATGCGGGCTTCGTGGCCATTGGAGTAGTGATTCGCGGCGAGACCTATCATTTCGAGATCGTTGCAGGCGAAAGCGCGCGCGGCATCATGGCCTTGACGATGGACGGGCTGCCCATCGGCAACGGCATTCTCACGGTCGAGAACGAGGCGCAGGCGCTGGTTCGCGCCGATCCCGCGCAGAAGGACAAGGGGGGCGAGGCGGCGAGGGCGGCATTGATTCTCCACGATCTGCGGGCCCGTTTCGCTTGA
- a CDS encoding EamA family transporter, whose protein sequence is MNTEALGLGLAALSALSTAFAHAMVKAGGDKLAIQAWVRLTGLALALPLIVVSPLPDAQLLLWLLLAAAAHATYQALLVGSYHLNDFAAAFPIARGTGLLLTAGGGLLLLGEAVPPGQVFGIALISVGILAIARLGRMGRAGMALAIATGVLTATYSLIDAHAMRMAPSVAAFLGWFYLFDAIAMPVLFCLRRPAGSRAAMLRAERRAGTLAGIGSLAAFVPALIAYRYAPAGVVNALRETSILLALVAGRIWLGERPGGWHWIAAAAIAGGAVVIVAAA, encoded by the coding sequence GTGAACACCGAGGCGCTGGGCCTCGGCCTGGCGGCTCTCTCGGCGCTGTCGACCGCCTTTGCCCATGCGATGGTCAAGGCCGGCGGGGACAAGCTCGCGATCCAGGCCTGGGTCCGGCTCACCGGGCTCGCGCTCGCGCTCCCGCTGATTGTGGTGAGCCCCCTCCCCGATGCGCAGCTCCTGCTCTGGCTGCTGCTCGCCGCAGCGGCGCATGCGACATATCAGGCGCTGCTGGTCGGCTCCTACCATCTGAACGACTTCGCTGCCGCGTTTCCGATCGCGCGCGGGACGGGCCTGCTGCTGACGGCCGGGGGCGGGCTGCTGCTGCTCGGCGAAGCGGTTCCGCCCGGGCAAGTCTTTGGCATCGCACTGATCTCCGTCGGCATCCTCGCGATTGCGCGGCTTGGGCGCATGGGCCGCGCGGGGATGGCTCTGGCGATCGCGACGGGGGTGCTGACAGCCACCTATTCGCTGATCGACGCGCATGCGATGCGAATGGCGCCGTCCGTCGCCGCCTTCCTCGGCTGGTTCTACCTGTTCGATGCTATCGCCATGCCCGTGCTGTTCTGTCTGCGCCGCCCGGCAGGATCACGCGCCGCAATGTTGCGGGCGGAACGCCGCGCGGGGACGCTGGCAGGGATCGGCTCGCTCGCCGCTTTCGTTCCGGCGCTGATCGCCTATCGCTATGCCCCGGCTGGCGTGGTCAACGCCTTGCGCGAGACGAGCATTCTGCTTGCGCTCGTAGCGGGGCGGATATGGCTGGGCGAACGGCCGGGCGGATGGCACTGGATCGCGGCGGCGGCTATCGCGGGCGGCGCGGTGGTCATCGTGGCGGCAGCGTGA
- the ribB gene encoding 3,4-dihydroxy-2-butanone-4-phosphate synthase, translated as MNALIPRIRSLVSSGTMSRSGLARAAGLHANTLRDCDQESWNPTADTLAKLARFLDQHGSGPVLAPIEEIIDEARNGRMYILVDDEDRENEGDLIIPAQMATPSAINFMATHGRGLICLALTSSRVAALGLEPMTRNHTEAMQTAFTVSIEARDGVTTGISAADRARTVSVAIDASRGPADIVTPGHVFPLAAREGGVLVRAGHTEAAVDIARLAGLNPSGVICEIMNEDGSMARLEDLIGFARRHGLKIGTIRDLIAYRLRNDHLVEQVSESSLASDYGGDWRAMTYRSKVSGATHVVLQKGRVDPAQPTLVRMHAISIFDDVLGQTGPKKRQLQRSMEAIGRRGAGLIVLLMPDRPERLQAEIGRHAHPEGELRDYGIGAQILVDRGVSEMILLSDSDRTVVGLEGYGLKVVGREAIPA; from the coding sequence ATGAACGCGCTTATCCCCCGCATCCGCAGTCTTGTCTCCAGCGGCACCATGAGCCGCAGCGGTCTTGCCCGCGCCGCCGGGCTCCATGCCAACACCCTGCGCGACTGTGACCAGGAAAGCTGGAACCCCACGGCCGACACGCTCGCCAAGCTTGCCCGCTTTCTCGACCAGCATGGCAGCGGGCCCGTCCTCGCGCCGATCGAGGAGATCATCGACGAGGCGCGCAACGGCCGCATGTATATTCTGGTCGACGACGAGGATCGCGAGAACGAGGGCGATCTCATCATCCCTGCACAGATGGCGACCCCGTCCGCGATCAATTTCATGGCCACGCACGGCCGCGGCCTCATCTGCCTCGCGCTGACGTCGTCGCGGGTGGCGGCGCTCGGGCTGGAGCCCATGACGCGCAATCATACCGAGGCGATGCAAACCGCCTTCACCGTGTCGATCGAAGCAAGGGACGGCGTCACTACCGGCATCTCCGCCGCCGATCGCGCCCGTACCGTCTCGGTCGCCATCGATGCCTCGCGCGGACCCGCCGATATCGTCACGCCCGGCCATGTTTTCCCCCTCGCCGCGCGCGAGGGCGGGGTGCTGGTACGCGCCGGACATACCGAGGCTGCGGTGGATATCGCGCGGCTTGCCGGGCTCAATCCTTCCGGCGTGATCTGCGAGATCATGAACGAGGACGGCAGCATGGCCAGGCTTGAAGACCTCATCGGCTTCGCGCGGCGCCATGGCCTCAAGATAGGCACCATCCGCGACCTCATCGCCTATCGGCTGCGAAACGATCATCTGGTCGAGCAGGTCAGCGAAAGCAGCCTCGCCTCCGACTACGGCGGCGACTGGCGCGCAATGACCTATCGCAGCAAGGTTTCGGGCGCGACGCACGTCGTGCTTCAGAAGGGCCGCGTCGATCCTGCGCAGCCGACGCTGGTGCGGATGCATGCGATCTCGATCTTCGACGATGTGCTGGGGCAGACGGGGCCGAAAAAGCGGCAGCTTCAGCGCTCGATGGAGGCCATCGGCCGCCGCGGCGCGGGGCTGATCGTGCTCCTGATGCCCGACCGGCCCGAACGCCTGCAAGCGGAGATCGGTCGCCACGCCCACCCCGAGGGGGAGCTGCGCGATTACGGCATCGGCGCGCAGATCCTGGTCGATCGCGGCGTGAGCGAGATGATCCTTTTGTCCGACAGCGATCGTACGGTGGTGGGGCTGGAAGGTTATGGGCTGAAGGTGGTCGGCCGCGAGGCGATCCCGGCGTGA
- the rodA gene encoding rod shape-determining protein RodA, translated as MSAIPAPIARQPWRMLLPLIALVLFGALVLYSAAGGDWGTYATSHLIRFGVFLVMAVVISRMRRDFIRFMAYPGYAIILLMLMAVEAVGFVGGGSQRWLDLGFMQLQPSELMKPAIILVLARFYSDLPHGLIPTWRALAPAGALVGFPVALVLLQPDLGTALAIAFGGVTVMFLAGLPLAWFVGAAGAAAVIAPLAFFFGLHEYQQKRVFTFLDPENDPLGDGYHITQSKIAIGSGGGFGKGFGEGTQSHLSYLPEPHTDFVFATMAEEWGFAGGLFVLFVFAMVLSWGLSVARSSQDRFAKLLAAGMTATIFFYVAINLMMVMGLAPVVGIPLPFLSHGGSSMMTNMICIGTLMMIERWNRRAPRGGLAA; from the coding sequence ATGAGCGCGATCCCCGCTCCCATCGCGCGCCAACCATGGCGGATGTTGCTGCCGCTGATCGCGCTCGTGCTGTTCGGAGCGCTGGTTCTTTATTCCGCCGCGGGGGGTGATTGGGGCACTTATGCGACGTCGCACCTCATCCGGTTCGGCGTATTTCTGGTGATGGCCGTGGTGATCAGCCGGATGCGGCGCGATTTCATCCGCTTCATGGCTTATCCGGGCTATGCGATCATCCTGCTCATGCTGATGGCGGTCGAGGCGGTGGGCTTCGTCGGCGGCGGCAGCCAGCGCTGGCTCGACCTCGGCTTCATGCAGTTGCAGCCTTCCGAACTGATGAAGCCGGCGATCATCCTGGTGCTGGCGCGTTTCTACAGCGATCTGCCGCATGGACTGATCCCGACCTGGCGCGCCTTGGCTCCCGCCGGCGCGCTTGTCGGCTTCCCGGTGGCGCTGGTCCTGCTGCAGCCCGACCTCGGCACCGCGCTCGCGATCGCGTTCGGCGGGGTGACAGTGATGTTCCTGGCAGGCCTCCCGCTCGCCTGGTTCGTGGGTGCCGCGGGCGCGGCCGCGGTAATCGCTCCGCTCGCCTTCTTTTTCGGCTTGCACGAATATCAGCAGAAGCGGGTCTTCACCTTCCTCGATCCCGAGAACGATCCCCTGGGCGACGGCTATCACATCACCCAGTCCAAAATCGCCATCGGTTCGGGGGGCGGTTTCGGAAAGGGTTTCGGCGAAGGCACCCAGAGCCATTTGAGCTATCTACCCGAACCGCACACCGACTTCGTGTTCGCCACCATGGCGGAAGAGTGGGGCTTCGCGGGGGGGCTCTTTGTTCTCTTCGTCTTTGCGATGGTCCTTTCTTGGGGCCTGTCCGTGGCGCGCAGCTCGCAGGACCGCTTCGCCAAGCTGCTCGCGGCCGGAATGACGGCGACGATCTTCTTCTACGTCGCGATCAACTTGATGATGGTGATGGGCCTTGCCCCCGTCGTCGGCATCCCGCTCCCCTTCCTGAGCCACGGCGGCAGCTCGATGATGACGAACATGATCTGCATCGGCACGCTGATGATGATCGAACGCTGGAACCGCCGCGCGCCTCGCGGGGGCCTCGCCGCCTGA